Genomic window (Pyrus communis chromosome 13, drPyrComm1.1, whole genome shotgun sequence):
tgcataatgccacgtggcatgccgtcattcgttacaaatctgatggaaatctatcctcaaagattgtgaacatattatgacacgtggcatgccgtcattcgttaaaaatctgatggaaatctatcatCAAATATTGTGaaccgattatgacacgtggcgcgacgtgattggttaataatcttatcagaaatccaacaccaataattgtattattttgtattattttgtattatttaataatacttcggataatgacacgtggcgcaacgagaacgattaaaaatcttatccgatattacaattaaaattattttgtattattttataaataaaaaaaatactaatattttattgcctattgccagggctattgaagtgtaacggtggagatgcaaattctattgccagggctacttactgttcattaagggcagttactgttcattaggtttgaatagtgtattgccaggggggagggctccaacgctggagcaCTTTCGTCTTGTGTGGAAGAGTCACGCTGTATACGAAGAAAATGATGAAGCACCGTGCTTCTGTGTTAATGAACGTTTTCGACTAATAACTTGGATTCACAATGCAATAAGGTGTAATGTTGAAGTTCTTGATGTTAAGAGCCGTGTGGTTGATTTTGACGATGAATTGTACTCATTATTTCCTTCTTGTGTCTTTCTCTGTGCAACGTTGCATTCTCTAGCGGTTAACTTGAATTTTACAATGGTTAAAACACCTTCTGTTGCCTTTTCCTCGAATCTTGTAGACCTGAAGTTATTAAAGGTTAAAATAGAAGATGAGGGGTTTTTCAAATGGATCTCATGTTCCTGCAAATTCATCAAGGGAATATTTCTTTGTGGTATTAGTGTAAGAGGTAATATCATCATCAAGAGCTCTTCTCTGGAAAAATTTGGATATGTGGACGGTAGCAGGTTTACACTGAGCCATCTTAACATCTCAGGCGAGAAACTTGAAGTCATAAATATTTCCTGGACGTTTAATTCACCTGATGACAAGTCGTTGAATATTTTTGCTCCAAGACTCACAGATTTATGTTGGAGGGGGAGCCTTGTGAATCAGGCAAACCTGGGACAGCTAGAATGTTTAGAAAAAGCTCTTATTTGCCTGGAGCCTGAAGCAGACGACTCTGACAAACTGATTAAGCATTTTTACAGTTTACACAGGGTTGAACATCTTGTTTTAAATGCAGCGACCTTTAAGGTAATGAGAACCACAACCCTTCATACTGAATACTACTTTCtggtgaaaaaaaattgatattttgTCATCCgaaatcatttatttattttgttttctctttacATTTCAGTTTAAACAGGATAACGATGCTTTTACATTAAAATGGTCTCAGATGCTATAACAAAACGAGAAACATGATATAGGTTTTGCCCTTATGACATTGCAGGCTTTGTTCAGGGAACGATCCACGCATGCTCAGTTTGATCGTCTTTTTCATTTGCAATTGAATCTATGGAGCTTTTCTGATGATATCTTTCCTGCGGTGGTCTCTCTATTAAGAGGATTGCATAATTTGTGTACTTTATACATAAGTTGTTTTGCTGTCCCAAGTTCTATGGACCCTCAACCTGATGTAAGTCTATGATTTCCTTTATTAATATAAATGTCATAAAACCTACTCATGAAAAGAAATGGTCCCAACTTGAGCTAGTTATAAATATTATTAACCTCCATGTCGTAAATACGTAATAATTTCTTTACATCTGTTTTATGAAACTGGTCTCCACATTGTAAAAATtgtcaaaacaaccaaaaatatGAAGCGTCACAATTTAAGTTTTAAGATGAAATCAAATAATTCTCCAAAGTATGCAGTGTCCCAATGTTTATTTAGGTCCCGTTTTAAGATAAACTTGTCGGCACATAGTAAAAATTGTCgagaataatttattttttagagtttttGTCACGTTGTTGAGCTTGCGAAAACGTAATAACAAGTCAACATGGAAATGCTCCTTATATTATTAGAATTGGTTTTAGTGTGTTTCCTTTGGTTTCTTATTTTGGGGAAAATTCAAATTGGCTGCTTGTTGCTGTTGCAGGTATCTGGGTTTGATAAGGAATACTGGAAGCTACagaatctggattttattgatCAGATTAAGGAGGTTACCATAGAGCTGGATGTGTTTAATAACGGGATTGAATTTGCACGGTATATACTCGAGCATGCCAATAACCTGGAGCAAATGTGCATACAATATTTATTGGATCTGTCTGATGATGCTATACAGAAGCTAAATGATAGCAAGAAGATGTCCAAGGCCATTATCTTTGAGGGAGTCTGCCACAGGTGGCCACAGTTTGATTCCGACTGTGAGGAAGACTGAGGAAAACTTCGAAGAAGCCTTTGAGGAATGCTAAACGAGAAgcaacaaaggcaaatttgatGTTCTTCAGAAGTTGTTTTTTGATATTATTTTGAAACCTTAATGTACATTTTGATATTGCCTTGTTAATATTTATCGTTGAATGGAAAAAATTTCTCGAATTAGAGAGAGTCAAAATGTAGGAGAAAAAGAATCCACGACCAAGCACATCTTAAATCAGCTCGTTTAAGGCTTATTTTTTGGTATGTCTCCTAGAATTTTATATCAATTTCACTTTGTCTTCTAAAACTTAGTTTGCATCACTTTGCACTCTCGAACTCAATTTTGCATCACTTTGCTATGTTCCAATAGAATGACGGGGAGAGAGTTAACACACTACTAATCAAGCTAACGTCGTTTTCTTATTGATTGAACTTCATACTAATACAATTGTGATAAAATGCCACTTGCAAAAGCAACAACTTTTTCATATGAGTGCTTCAGATATATAGATATTtatagggaaattttatttaaacccgtGTAACCTTTTTCTActcccaacttaaattttagatgttaattgtcttttttaacctattgcataattaccatcaagtacaagattaaattaataataaaactaaaatttatcaataaacctaCACACTATAATTATACTCCACCATGACTCCTTGTTTATCTTATGTTTATTTCGTCTAAAACCCTATAATTTTTATAGAGAAAACAAGTTTTTTTCAGTCCGAGGAAAGTGCTTCTATCGTCCATGCAACATTAGTTGTTGATAAGGAGTTGCAACTAGACAAGGTGAAAGAAAATTGTTAGTTTCCAACTGCAAGCTTTCAGTGCACTTTGAGGCTGCTGAGGTGAGATTTCTTCAAGCATCGTATAACACATAATTGAAAAGTTGGTGTTTGTGGAACTtttcaaagcaaaaaaaaaaaaaaaaaaaacaaaaaaaaaaaaaaacaaagggtaCTCTCTCTTTCATTCAGCATGAATGTCCCTTGCATGTCGACCAGCGCAAACCTTGCTTCGGAGGTATCCAAGTCCATTCCGAGATAAAGCCGctccaccacccccccccccaactgAAACACCTACTTGAGCTTCATCATTACTGCTTCCAACAACCATTGGTACTGTTGGACCTCTTGGCCGCCATCTCAATCTTGCATGCTCGTTCTTCACACCATTACACAATCCATTTCTTGAAAACTCCGTCTGTAAACTGAACATCCCTGAAGCATCAAACACTTAATagcttgaatttgatgcacaACTACTGTAACTACTTGGTGTTGGtgatgagaaagagagagaccatgtgtatgtgtatgtgtcAGGGATGGCGACCATGGAAACATGGAGGTTGC
Coding sequences:
- the LOC137713347 gene encoding putative F-box/FBD/LRR-repeat protein At5g44950, which translates into the protein MEQKHETFASSSFEGEGSSRGREEDRFSGLPDRIAYRILSFLTIKDVACFSIVSKRCRELYLSTPSLNFEFMTTGAPWGVWKCFCEASCEVRLMLVNSLDRFLLQRGDKSIPSHFRLVWKSHAVYEENDEAPCFCVNERFRLITWIHNAIRCNVEVLDVKSRVVDFDDELYSLFPSCVFLCATLHSLAVNLNFTMVKTPSVAFSSNLVDLKLLKVKIEDEGFFKWISCSCKFIKGIFLCGISVRGNIIIKSSSLEKFGYVDGSRFTLSHLNISGEKLEVINISWTFNSPDDKSLNIFAPRLTDLCWRGSLVNQANLGQLECLEKALICLEPEADDSDKLIKHFYSLHRVEHLVLNAATFKALFRERSTHAQFDRLFHLQLNLWSFSDDIFPAVVSLLRGLHNLCTLYISCFAVPSSMDPQPDVSGFDKEYWKLQNLDFIDQIKEVTIELDVFNNGIEFARYILEHANNLEQMCIQYLLDLSDDAIQKLNDSKKMSKAIIFEGVCHRWPQFDSDCEED